A region from the Microcella frigidaquae genome encodes:
- a CDS encoding amino acid ABC transporter ATP-binding protein → MTDPVLRLEGVRKTFDERVVLDGVDLAVAPHEVIALIGASGSGKSTLLRCINLIERIDDGRIWLGDRDISDPRVTADAVRARIGVVFQQFNLFPHLRVIDNVTLASRAVLKVPRAQAEATALALLDRVGLADHARSYPDRLSGGQQQRVAIVRAIATNPELLLLDEITSALDPQLVAEVLDLVRELKGDGTTIVMATHEMAFARDVADRVVFLDGGVIVEQGPAAEVFSRPREERTRAFLHRFLGSA, encoded by the coding sequence ATGACCGATCCCGTGCTGCGCCTCGAGGGCGTGCGCAAGACCTTCGACGAGCGCGTCGTGCTCGACGGTGTCGACCTCGCCGTCGCCCCGCACGAGGTGATCGCCCTCATCGGGGCCAGCGGCTCCGGCAAGTCGACGCTGCTGCGCTGCATCAACCTCATCGAGCGCATCGACGACGGCCGCATCTGGCTCGGCGACCGCGACATCTCCGACCCGCGCGTCACCGCCGACGCGGTGCGGGCCCGCATCGGCGTGGTCTTCCAGCAGTTCAACCTGTTTCCGCACCTGCGCGTGATCGACAACGTCACGCTCGCCTCGCGCGCCGTGCTGAAGGTGCCGCGCGCGCAGGCCGAGGCCACCGCTCTCGCGCTGCTCGACCGGGTCGGTCTCGCCGATCACGCCCGCTCGTACCCCGACCGGCTCTCGGGCGGTCAGCAGCAGCGCGTGGCCATCGTGCGGGCCATCGCGACGAACCCCGAGCTGCTGCTGCTCGACGAGATCACCTCGGCACTCGACCCGCAGCTGGTCGCCGAGGTGCTCGACCTGGTGCGCGAGCTGAAGGGCGACGGCACGACCATCGTCATGGCGACCCACGAGATGGCCTTCGCGCGCGATGTGGCCGACCGCGTGGTGTTCCTCGACGGCGGCGTCATCGTCGAGCAGGGGCCTGCGGCCGAGGTGTTCTCGCGCCCGCGCGAGGAGCGCACCCGCGCCTTCCTCCACCGCTTCCTGGGCTCGGCGTAG
- the mmuM gene encoding homocysteine S-methyltransferase, which translates to MTLAPRTVIDGGLGSYLESLGHDLSGRLWSARILRDHPDAVVDVHRDYFAAGAAIAITSSYQLSFEGLASVGIDSQEGFALLERSVALAAQARDELRPDGLVAASVGPYGAALADGSEYRGDYDLDRAGLRAWHAARLEALLAAEPDLLAIETIPSRDEAGALIDLLRGTGASAWLSFTTDGGRLRTGESLEDAFRDAEASDEIIAVGVNCCHPDEVDLALAAARRSTGKAVVAYPNSGEMWNAVTRRWEGTAALPDGLVERWLASGATAIGGCCRVGPEEIRGIAAVVAG; encoded by the coding sequence GTGACCCTCGCCCCCCGCACCGTGATCGACGGCGGGCTGGGCAGCTACCTCGAATCGCTCGGCCACGACCTGAGCGGCCGGCTGTGGAGCGCCCGCATCCTGCGCGACCACCCCGATGCCGTCGTCGACGTGCATCGCGACTACTTCGCCGCTGGCGCCGCGATCGCGATCACCTCCTCCTACCAGCTCTCGTTCGAGGGGCTCGCGAGCGTCGGCATCGACAGCCAGGAGGGCTTCGCCCTGCTCGAGCGCAGTGTCGCCCTCGCCGCGCAGGCGCGCGACGAACTGCGGCCCGACGGCCTCGTCGCCGCCTCCGTGGGCCCGTACGGCGCCGCCCTCGCCGACGGCTCGGAGTACCGCGGCGACTACGACCTCGACCGGGCGGGCCTGCGCGCGTGGCACGCGGCACGCCTGGAGGCGCTGCTCGCCGCCGAGCCCGACCTGCTCGCGATCGAGACGATCCCGAGTCGCGACGAAGCAGGCGCGCTCATCGACCTGCTGCGCGGCACGGGCGCCTCGGCGTGGCTGTCGTTCACCACCGACGGCGGCCGCCTGCGCACGGGCGAGAGCCTGGAGGACGCCTTCCGCGACGCCGAGGCGAGCGACGAGATCATCGCGGTCGGCGTCAACTGCTGCCACCCCGACGAGGTCGACCTCGCGCTCGCGGCCGCCCGCCGCAGCACGGGCAAGGCCGTCGTCGCGTACCCGAACAGCGGCGAGATGTGGAACGCGGTCACGCGCCGCTGGGAGGGCACCGCCGCGCTGCCCGACGGTCTCGTCGAGCGGTGGCTCGCATCCGGCGCCACTGCGATCGGCGGATGCTGCCGCGTCGGCCCGGAGGAGATCCGGGGTATCGCCGCTGTCGTCGCCGGCTGA
- a CDS encoding transporter substrate-binding domain-containing protein codes for MSRIARRTTTAAALAATAALLLAACAPAATEGEPEATEGLYVTEGKLTIATGEPAYFPYVIDDDPTTGEGFEAAIAYAVAEELGFAPEDVVWVRTTFEAAIQPGPKDFDFNLQQYTITDERAENVDFSSPYYSTPQAIITTEASAAAGATSLAELSDLLIGAATGTTSFTAIEEQIAPAAGAQAFNTNDDAVLALQNGTVDAIVVDLPTAFFLTAVVLEGGVLLGQLPADAGVSDDWGLVLEKDSPLTPLVTAAVDALRDSGRLDEIAAQWLGADAGAPILQ; via the coding sequence ATGTCCCGCATCGCCCGTCGCACCACCACGGCCGCCGCGCTCGCCGCGACCGCCGCCCTGCTGCTCGCCGCCTGCGCTCCCGCCGCTACCGAGGGCGAGCCGGAGGCCACCGAGGGCCTCTACGTCACCGAGGGCAAGCTGACGATCGCCACCGGCGAGCCCGCGTACTTCCCGTACGTCATCGACGACGACCCGACCACGGGCGAGGGCTTCGAGGCCGCCATCGCCTACGCCGTGGCCGAGGAGCTCGGCTTTGCGCCGGAGGACGTGGTCTGGGTGCGCACCACGTTCGAGGCCGCGATCCAGCCCGGCCCGAAGGACTTCGACTTCAACCTGCAGCAGTACACGATCACCGACGAGCGTGCCGAGAACGTCGACTTCTCGAGCCCGTACTACTCGACTCCGCAGGCCATCATCACCACCGAGGCCTCGGCCGCCGCGGGCGCGACGAGCCTCGCCGAGCTGAGCGACCTCCTCATCGGCGCTGCCACCGGCACGACGAGCTTCACCGCCATCGAGGAGCAGATCGCCCCGGCCGCCGGCGCTCAGGCCTTCAACACCAACGATGACGCCGTGCTCGCCCTGCAGAACGGCACCGTCGACGCCATCGTCGTCGACCTGCCGACCGCGTTCTTCCTCACCGCCGTCGTGCTCGAGGGCGGCGTGCTGCTCGGCCAGCTGCCCGCCGACGCCGGCGTGAGCGACGACTGGGGCCTCGTGCTCGAGAAGGACAGCCCGCTGACGCCGCTCGTCACCGCCGCGGTGGATGCTCTGCGCGACTCGGGCCGCCTCGACGAGATCGCCGCCCAGTGGCTGGGCGCCGACGCGGGCGCACCTATCCTGCAGTAG
- a CDS encoding ABC transporter permease subunit: MPSHHPISDVEIGRRAYRRTQNVRSVLVSLVSTLVFAVIIWLTVVNTPGWERVQQSFFDLETAISAWPRVIAGLWVNIQVLFFAVIGVLVLSVILATIRTLRGPVWFPLRALAAAYTDLFRGLPLIIVLFLVGFGIPGLELFPRNSAQFWGTIALILTYSAYVSEVFRAGIEAVHPSQRLAARSLGLSHGQTMRIVVLPQAVRKVTPALMNDFVAMQKDVGLISVLGVVDAVRAAQIETAASFNFTPYVLAGLLFVLLALPMIRLTDWYTARLRAREQAGSLV, from the coding sequence GTGCCTTCTCACCACCCGATCAGCGACGTCGAGATCGGGCGGCGCGCGTACCGGCGCACGCAGAACGTGCGCTCGGTGCTTGTGTCGCTCGTCTCGACGCTCGTCTTCGCGGTCATCATCTGGCTGACCGTCGTGAACACTCCCGGCTGGGAGCGCGTGCAGCAGAGCTTCTTCGACCTCGAGACGGCGATCTCCGCCTGGCCGCGGGTCATCGCCGGGCTGTGGGTGAACATCCAGGTGCTGTTCTTCGCGGTCATCGGCGTGCTCGTGCTGAGCGTGATCCTGGCCACGATCCGCACCCTGCGGGGGCCGGTCTGGTTCCCGCTCCGGGCGCTCGCGGCGGCGTACACCGATCTGTTCCGCGGCCTGCCGCTGATCATCGTGCTGTTCCTGGTCGGCTTCGGCATCCCCGGCCTCGAGCTGTTCCCGCGCAACTCGGCGCAGTTCTGGGGAACGATCGCGCTGATCCTCACCTACTCGGCGTACGTGAGCGAGGTGTTCCGCGCGGGCATCGAGGCGGTTCACCCCTCACAGCGACTCGCGGCGCGCTCGCTGGGGCTCAGCCACGGCCAGACGATGCGCATCGTCGTGCTGCCCCAGGCGGTGCGCAAGGTCACCCCGGCGCTCATGAACGACTTCGTCGCCATGCAGAAGGACGTCGGGCTCATCTCGGTGCTCGGCGTCGTCGACGCGGTGCGCGCCGCGCAGATCGAGACCGCGGCGAGCTTCAACTTCACGCCGTACGTGCTCGCCGGGCTGCTGTTCGTGCTGCTGGCCCTGCCGATGATCCGGCTGACCGACTGGTACACGGCCCGGCTGCGGGCCCGCGAGCAGGCGGGGAGCCTCGTATGA
- a CDS encoding SNF2-related protein, with translation MAQTGQRQKKASPARGGATRRRRPLDEQGIIPILARAVREVENAAERGAKVSPSNRTKFQVAALLVREERARVKDDREVPESERTEVLKRLDGLASIMAKTAARDTSLIALLAPEAKVSDAAKALRRDMLLASGAELEPDDLLIVSEPAPVAPEVAKQVVPKSVKQAQLANPFLAPDLAALTPPAPTAGRLSNWELIEPLFRSFEYGAGGQAASMSLPETGSLVTPGGMELMRHQARLIESVRRGHRTFLLADEPGLGKTAQALMAANVAHAFPLLVVVPNVVKTNWAREVQRWIPQRSSTVVHGDGEDLDAFADVVIVNYEILDRHVGWLGRFGFKGMVVDEAHFIKNATSQRSRHVQSLAQSIRVLHPKALMMALTGTPLINQIEDFRMIWKFLGWIDDKKPLGRLMSALEETGLTPADPGFFAAARECVIEMGIVRRKKVDVAADIPARRIADIPVELDDEAARSIRASEEALIGRLVERYRRVVAAREVPPMGIDHDLIRLVASAELEESKQASGGDNVFTMVRRIGTAKAVLAADYTAQLARNVGKVVFFAKHIDVMDAAEAHFAAAGLRAVSIRGDQTPKARQEAIDGFTNDPEVSVIVCSLSAAGVGINLQAASNVVLAELSWTSAEQTQAIDRVHRIGQELPVTAWRILAAQTIDARIADLIDSKAGLAARALDGSDEQVVAEGTVQLQALITLLTEALTARAGL, from the coding sequence GTGGCCCAGACCGGCCAGCGTCAGAAGAAGGCGTCGCCCGCGCGCGGGGGCGCCACGCGCCGCCGGCGCCCGCTCGATGAGCAGGGCATCATCCCGATCCTGGCGCGCGCCGTGCGCGAGGTCGAGAACGCCGCCGAGCGCGGCGCGAAGGTCAGCCCCTCCAACCGCACCAAGTTCCAGGTTGCGGCCCTGCTGGTGCGCGAGGAGCGCGCGCGGGTCAAGGATGACCGCGAGGTTCCGGAGAGCGAGCGCACCGAGGTGCTGAAGCGCCTCGACGGGCTGGCGAGCATCATGGCGAAGACGGCGGCGCGCGACACCTCGCTGATCGCCCTGCTCGCCCCGGAGGCCAAGGTCAGCGACGCGGCGAAGGCCCTGCGGCGCGACATGCTGCTCGCCTCGGGTGCCGAGCTCGAGCCGGACGACCTGCTCATCGTCTCCGAACCCGCGCCGGTGGCCCCGGAGGTCGCCAAGCAGGTCGTGCCGAAGTCGGTCAAGCAGGCGCAGCTCGCCAACCCCTTCCTGGCACCCGATCTCGCGGCGCTGACGCCGCCCGCCCCGACGGCGGGCCGTCTCTCGAACTGGGAGCTCATCGAGCCGTTGTTCCGCTCGTTCGAGTACGGCGCGGGCGGGCAGGCGGCGTCGATGTCGCTGCCTGAGACCGGCTCGCTCGTCACGCCCGGCGGCATGGAGCTCATGCGCCACCAGGCGCGGCTCATCGAGAGCGTGCGCCGCGGGCACCGCACCTTCCTGCTGGCGGATGAGCCGGGCCTCGGCAAGACCGCCCAGGCGCTCATGGCGGCGAACGTGGCCCACGCCTTCCCGCTGCTCGTCGTCGTGCCCAACGTGGTGAAGACGAACTGGGCGCGGGAGGTGCAGCGCTGGATCCCGCAGCGCAGCTCCACCGTCGTGCACGGCGACGGCGAAGACCTGGACGCGTTCGCCGACGTCGTCATCGTCAACTACGAGATCCTCGACCGCCACGTCGGCTGGCTCGGCCGCTTCGGCTTCAAGGGCATGGTGGTCGACGAGGCGCACTTCATCAAGAACGCCACCTCGCAGCGCTCGCGGCATGTCCAGTCGCTGGCCCAGAGCATCCGCGTGCTGCACCCGAAGGCGCTCATGATGGCGCTGACCGGCACCCCGCTGATCAACCAGATCGAGGACTTCCGGATGATCTGGAAGTTCCTCGGCTGGATCGACGACAAGAAGCCGCTCGGCCGCCTCATGTCGGCGCTCGAGGAGACGGGACTCACCCCGGCGGATCCGGGCTTCTTCGCGGCGGCGCGCGAGTGCGTCATCGAGATGGGCATCGTGCGCCGCAAGAAGGTGGATGTCGCTGCCGACATCCCCGCGCGCCGCATCGCCGACATCCCCGTCGAGCTCGACGACGAGGCCGCGCGGTCGATCCGCGCTTCGGAGGAGGCGCTCATCGGGCGGCTCGTCGAGCGCTACCGCCGCGTGGTCGCCGCGCGCGAGGTGCCCCCGATGGGCATCGACCACGACCTCATCCGCCTGGTCGCCTCGGCCGAGCTGGAGGAGTCGAAGCAGGCGAGCGGTGGCGACAACGTCTTCACAATGGTGCGGCGCATCGGTACGGCGAAGGCCGTGCTCGCGGCCGACTACACCGCGCAGCTGGCCCGCAACGTCGGCAAGGTCGTGTTCTTCGCCAAGCACATCGATGTCATGGATGCGGCGGAGGCGCACTTCGCGGCGGCCGGGCTGCGCGCGGTGAGCATCCGCGGCGACCAGACGCCGAAGGCGCGCCAGGAGGCGATCGACGGCTTCACGAACGACCCCGAGGTCAGCGTGATCGTCTGCTCGCTGTCGGCCGCCGGCGTCGGCATCAACCTGCAGGCCGCGTCGAACGTGGTGCTCGCCGAGCTGTCGTGGACTTCCGCGGAGCAGACGCAGGCGATCGACCGCGTGCACCGCATCGGTCAGGAACTGCCGGTGACGGCCTGGCGCATCCTCGCCGCACAGACGATCGACGCCCGCATCGCCGACCTGATCGACTCGAAGGCGGGTCTCGCGGCGCGGGCGCTCGACGGCAGCGACGAGCAGGTCGTGGCCGAGGGCACCGTGCAGCTGCAGGCGCTCATCACGCTGCTCACCGAGGCGCTCACCGCTCGCGCCGGCCTCTAG
- a CDS encoding aminotransferase class IV — MNTEEHLLLVVSAAGGEAGSSGGRLIDADPGQPHLSVLDVAATRGDGIFETISLGAGHPQAVELHLDRFERSARMLDLPAPDRALWRDAVLTIAARLAAHDEAWVKIVLTRGIEGHPDPTGWAYGTVSPAFRRERTEGIDVVLLDRGLRSDVAATSPWLLAGAKTLSYAINRAAAREAQRRGADDVVFVSSDGLLLEGPTATLVLRTGDRLRTPPDALGILPGTTQADLFTAAHLWGLEAVVEPLTPADLAEADAAWLVSSVRHAAPIRSVDGVARAIDAPLTAAMNGFLRARRS; from the coding sequence GTGAACACTGAGGAGCACCTGCTGCTCGTCGTCTCCGCCGCGGGCGGCGAGGCCGGATCATCGGGCGGGCGACTCATCGACGCCGACCCCGGGCAACCGCACCTGTCGGTGCTCGACGTGGCGGCCACGCGCGGCGACGGCATCTTCGAGACGATCAGCCTCGGCGCCGGGCATCCGCAGGCCGTCGAGCTGCACCTCGACCGCTTCGAGCGATCCGCCCGCATGCTCGACCTTCCGGCTCCCGATCGGGCCTTGTGGCGGGATGCGGTGCTCACGATCGCCGCCCGCCTCGCCGCCCACGACGAGGCCTGGGTGAAGATCGTCCTCACCCGCGGCATCGAGGGGCACCCCGACCCGACCGGCTGGGCGTACGGCACCGTCTCGCCCGCGTTCCGCCGCGAGCGCACCGAGGGCATCGACGTCGTATTGCTCGACCGGGGGTTGCGCAGCGACGTCGCCGCGACCAGCCCCTGGCTGCTCGCCGGCGCCAAGACGCTCTCCTACGCGATCAACCGCGCGGCGGCCCGGGAGGCGCAGCGCCGCGGGGCCGACGACGTCGTGTTCGTCTCCAGCGACGGCCTGCTGCTCGAGGGGCCGACGGCGACCCTCGTGCTGCGCACGGGCGACCGGCTGCGCACGCCCCCGGACGCCCTGGGCATCCTGCCCGGAACCACCCAGGCCGACCTGTTCACGGCCGCCCACCTGTGGGGGCTCGAGGCCGTGGTCGAACCGCTGACTCCCGCCGACCTGGCCGAGGCCGACGCCGCCTGGCTGGTGTCGAGCGTGCGGCACGCGGCGCCGATCCGCTCGGTCGACGGTGTCGCGCGCGCGATCGACGCGCCCCTGACGGCGGCGATGAACGGCTTCCTCCGGGCACGACGCTCCTGA
- a CDS encoding maltokinase N-terminal cap-like domain-containing protein, whose amino-acid sequence MHSTMECLTEWMTRQRWYAGKGRVPQLVEVHREDWPCDEPDASIRVLLLRDTASTPPSLYHVPIVARTTIPRGAGPAFIGRDEHDDYLFDGPHDPIYVRALLRRLGVTRHDQAGRVHTGEQSNSSIIVDGGSEAPLVAKVFRLVHPGDNPDVVLQTALTTAGNRNVPRMLGSVTAAWTDPLGSESHTDEPVRGHLAFAQEFVPGVRDGWPLALEAAREGEPFTTDAERLGRVTAAVHQALAACLPSREPTLGDIVGFVAGWHQRLAVAISDVPQLRDLRPQIEAVYDAARDAPWPPLQRIHGDFHLGQVLRRPTGEWLIVDFEGEPLRPLSERSRVDSPLRDVAGMLRSFDYAVGSLRRESRAAAGAIDTASLDLDALALEAERAEWARMARAAFLDGYIAASGLDLRAHRALLDAFELDKAVYEAMYEARNRPGWLPIPLAAVAYLVSSSRAAKR is encoded by the coding sequence ATGCACAGCACGATGGAGTGCCTCACGGAGTGGATGACGCGCCAGCGGTGGTACGCCGGCAAGGGCCGGGTGCCGCAGCTCGTCGAGGTCCACCGCGAGGACTGGCCGTGCGATGAACCGGATGCGAGCATCCGCGTTCTGCTGCTGCGCGACACCGCCAGCACTCCGCCGTCGCTGTACCACGTGCCGATCGTGGCGCGCACGACGATCCCGCGCGGCGCGGGCCCCGCGTTCATCGGCCGCGACGAGCACGACGACTACCTGTTCGACGGCCCGCACGACCCGATCTACGTGCGCGCGCTGCTGCGGCGGCTCGGGGTGACCCGCCACGATCAGGCGGGCCGCGTGCACACGGGCGAGCAGTCGAACTCGTCGATCATCGTCGACGGCGGCTCGGAGGCGCCCCTGGTCGCCAAGGTCTTCCGGCTCGTGCACCCGGGTGACAATCCCGACGTCGTCCTCCAGACGGCGCTGACGACGGCGGGCAACCGCAATGTGCCCCGGATGCTCGGCTCGGTGACCGCCGCCTGGACGGACCCGCTCGGTTCGGAGTCGCACACCGACGAGCCGGTGCGGGGTCACCTGGCCTTCGCGCAGGAGTTCGTGCCGGGCGTGCGCGACGGCTGGCCGCTCGCGCTGGAGGCCGCACGCGAGGGCGAGCCGTTCACGACCGACGCCGAGCGGCTCGGGCGCGTGACCGCCGCGGTGCACCAGGCGCTCGCCGCCTGCCTGCCCTCGCGCGAGCCCACCCTGGGTGACATCGTGGGCTTCGTGGCGGGCTGGCATCAGCGGCTGGCGGTCGCGATCAGCGACGTGCCGCAGCTGCGCGACCTGCGCCCGCAGATCGAGGCGGTCTACGACGCGGCCCGGGATGCGCCGTGGCCGCCGCTGCAGCGCATCCACGGCGACTTCCACCTCGGTCAGGTGCTGCGGCGACCGACCGGTGAGTGGCTCATCGTCGACTTCGAGGGCGAGCCGCTGCGCCCCCTCTCGGAGCGCTCGCGCGTCGACTCACCGCTGCGCGACGTCGCCGGCATGCTGAGGTCGTTCGACTACGCGGTCGGCTCCCTGCGCCGCGAGTCACGGGCGGCGGCTGGAGCCATCGACACGGCCTCTCTCGACCTGGATGCGCTCGCCCTCGAGGCGGAGCGCGCCGAGTGGGCGCGCATGGCGCGGGCCGCCTTCCTCGATGGGTACATCGCCGCGAGCGGCCTCGACCTGCGGGCCCACCGCGCCCTCCTCGACGCTTTCGAGCTCGACAAGGCCGTCTACGAGGCGATGTACGAGGCCCGCAACCGGCCCGGATGGCTGCCCATCCCGCTCGCCGCGGTCGCCTACCTCGTCTCGAGCTCGCGCGCCGCCAAGCGCTGA
- a CDS encoding Pr6Pr family membrane protein, translating to MTVTSPLGEKAATARLSTLRHIAGVISIIVGLIVLAALITQITDQISVGRFKPTQYFAFFTIQTAMINIVVLITGGIMALRLDRDTRLYTAIRASAFAYAIVTGVVYNLLLRDIPNDDGYVGPTWANEALHVWIPIYFALDWLLTPGRVRIAWSTMWLAVSFPLIWVGVTMVRGALTGWYPYPFLEPDGPNGVVGVVTYVVAIAAFIILLAALAVLINRVHTRGVRGVSHGRRNTGQIPVVPRDLR from the coding sequence GTGACCGTGACGTCCCCCCTCGGCGAGAAAGCCGCCACCGCACGACTGTCCACCCTTCGCCACATCGCCGGCGTGATCAGCATCATCGTCGGGCTCATCGTGCTCGCGGCGCTCATCACCCAGATCACCGATCAGATCTCGGTGGGGCGGTTCAAGCCGACGCAGTACTTCGCCTTCTTCACGATCCAGACCGCGATGATCAACATCGTGGTGCTGATCACGGGCGGCATCATGGCGCTGCGGCTCGACCGCGACACCCGTCTCTACACGGCGATCCGGGCGAGCGCCTTCGCCTACGCCATCGTCACCGGCGTGGTCTACAACCTGCTGCTCCGCGACATCCCCAACGATGACGGCTACGTCGGGCCGACCTGGGCGAATGAGGCGCTGCACGTCTGGATTCCCATCTACTTCGCCCTCGACTGGCTGCTCACGCCCGGCCGCGTGCGCATCGCCTGGAGCACGATGTGGCTCGCCGTCAGCTTCCCGCTCATCTGGGTGGGCGTGACGATGGTGCGCGGCGCGCTGACCGGCTGGTACCCGTACCCGTTCCTCGAGCCGGACGGGCCCAACGGCGTCGTCGGTGTCGTCACCTACGTGGTCGCGATCGCGGCGTTCATCATCCTGCTCGCCGCCCTCGCCGTGCTGATCAACCGCGTGCACACGCGCGGCGTGCGCGGAGTCAGCCACGGTCGGCGCAACACCGGGCAGATCCCCGTGGTGCCGCGCGACCTGCGCTGA